The Sporomusa termitida genome has a window encoding:
- the greA gene encoding transcription elongation factor GreA, protein MMEKDVMLTIDGLKKIEHKLDHLKSVRRREVAERIKQAIEFGDISENSEYEDAKNEQAFIEGEILTLEKILRNAKVIDEGEVGTDIVALGSTVKLKDLEFDDELEYTIVGSAEADPAESKISNESPVGQAILGQKVGSIVEVNVPAGILKYEIMEIRRQH, encoded by the coding sequence ATCATGGAAAAAGACGTTATGCTGACAATAGACGGATTGAAAAAAATCGAGCATAAACTTGATCATTTAAAATCAGTCCGCCGCCGGGAGGTTGCTGAACGTATTAAGCAAGCGATCGAATTTGGCGATATCAGCGAAAACTCAGAGTACGAAGATGCGAAAAATGAGCAGGCCTTCATTGAGGGGGAAATCCTGACTCTGGAAAAAATCCTGCGTAACGCCAAAGTCATTGATGAAGGCGAGGTTGGCACAGACATTGTTGCCCTGGGTTCTACTGTTAAACTCAAAGACCTTGAATTTGATGATGAACTCGAATATACCATTGTTGGTTCGGCTGAAGCTGACCCGGCAGAATCTAAAATCTCCAATGAATCGCCTGTTGGTCAGGCTATACTTGGCCAGAAAGTGGGCAGCATTGTGGAAGTAAATGTTCCGGCTGGTATCTTAAAATATGAAATTATGGAGATTAGACGCCAGCACTAA
- the lysS gene encoding lysine--tRNA ligase — MSESGVILDKEQTAEELNVLMKVRREKMDKIAAQGIEPFGRKYNFTHHAQTIINNYAELEGQTVRIAGRLMAVRGHGKASFGHVMDMSGRIQVYFRQDVMGETAYEQFRLLDIGDIVGIEGVVFTTQKGEISVKANSFEFLSKSLRPLPEKWHGLKDVEMRYRQRYLDLIVSPDVRNNFVIRSKIIKAFRQLLDERDFLEVETPMMHPIAGGAAARPFITHHNALDMKLFMRIAPELYLKRLIVGGFEKVYELGRVFRNEGISIKHNPEFTMVELYQAFADYQDVMKLTEEVVAGVAQAVLGTTRITYQGQEIDLTPPWNRMTMPEAIKKYSGVDFNEIKTIAEARAAADKLGVRYEQKHGIGGILNNVFEEVCEQHLIQPTFIIGHPTEISPLAKRNKENPEITDRFEAFIFAREIANGFSELNDPIDQHGRFAEQLTQRLAGDDEAHMMDEDYINALEYGLPPTGGLGIGIDRLVMFLTDSYSIRDVILFPHMRHRE, encoded by the coding sequence ATGTCAGAATCAGGAGTAATACTCGATAAAGAACAAACAGCAGAAGAACTAAATGTGCTTATGAAAGTCCGCAGAGAAAAAATGGATAAAATCGCTGCACAAGGGATTGAGCCTTTTGGCCGTAAATATAACTTTACGCACCATGCCCAGACGATCATCAATAATTATGCCGAATTAGAAGGACAAACTGTGCGTATCGCCGGCCGGCTTATGGCTGTCCGCGGGCATGGTAAAGCCAGCTTTGGCCATGTAATGGATATGTCCGGCCGGATTCAGGTTTATTTCCGTCAGGACGTCATGGGTGAAACCGCTTATGAACAATTTCGCCTGTTGGACATTGGCGATATTGTGGGGATAGAGGGTGTAGTATTTACAACGCAAAAAGGCGAAATTAGTGTCAAAGCCAATAGCTTCGAGTTTTTGTCCAAATCTCTCCGGCCCTTACCGGAAAAGTGGCATGGGCTTAAAGATGTTGAAATGCGCTATCGCCAACGCTATCTTGATTTAATTGTTAGTCCTGATGTCCGCAATAATTTTGTTATACGCAGCAAGATCATCAAAGCTTTTCGCCAACTACTGGATGAACGGGATTTTTTGGAAGTGGAAACCCCGATGATGCATCCGATTGCAGGCGGGGCGGCAGCACGCCCGTTTATTACCCATCACAATGCCCTTGATATGAAACTGTTTATGCGCATTGCGCCGGAACTATATCTCAAGCGGCTGATTGTTGGTGGTTTTGAAAAAGTGTATGAGCTGGGCCGGGTCTTTAGAAATGAAGGCATTTCTATTAAACACAATCCGGAATTTACGATGGTTGAACTCTACCAGGCTTTTGCCGATTATCAGGATGTTATGAAGTTGACGGAAGAAGTCGTGGCCGGTGTAGCCCAAGCCGTTCTTGGCACAACCAGGATAACCTATCAGGGGCAGGAAATTGATCTTACACCGCCGTGGAATCGTATGACAATGCCTGAGGCTATAAAAAAATATTCCGGTGTAGATTTTAATGAAATTAAGACTATCGCTGAGGCCCGGGCGGCGGCAGATAAGCTGGGGGTCAGATATGAACAAAAACATGGTATTGGTGGCATTTTAAATAATGTTTTTGAGGAAGTCTGTGAACAACATCTGATTCAGCCAACCTTTATTATTGGACATCCTACTGAAATATCGCCACTGGCTAAGCGTAATAAAGAGAATCCTGAAATTACAGACCGTTTTGAAGCGTTTATATTTGCCCGCGAAATAGCCAATGGTTTTTCGGAACTGAATGATCCAATCGATCAGCATGGACGTTTTGCCGAACAATTGACTCAGCGTCTGGCTGGTGATGATGAGGCCCATATGATGGATGAGGATTACATTAATGCGCTAGAGTATGGTTTGCCGCCGACAGGTGGTTTAGGCATTGGGATTGACCGTTTAGTTATGTTTTTAACTGATTCCTATTCAATCAGGGATGTAATCCTGTTTCCGCACATGCGGCACCGTGAGTAA